The following proteins are co-located in the Megalobrama amblycephala isolate DHTTF-2021 linkage group LG12, ASM1881202v1, whole genome shotgun sequence genome:
- the ptk6a gene encoding protein-tyrosine kinase 6 isoform X2, with protein MAPENGVGAFLLRHSEKDHIGCVLSVVNSDREVKHIKVHQNQNGSFYLEQSQMFQSLENLVEHYRRNSLRSGTRLTRPCTRPVPKPQDLSHQTVDDWELPKEEFTLEEELGKGYFADVYRGKWKGMVNVAIKILKSNESLSHREFLMETQILKKLRHRHLITLFAVCTSSTPFYIITELMEKGNLLNFLRGEEGQELEAPALTEMASQVADGMTYLEEQNSIHRDLAARNVLVGPNCICKVADFGLARIIKEPIYSSVDQKIPYKWCAPEAISHGRFSNKSDVWSFGVLLYEMFTYGGIPYPAFSNQEVYNLISSGYRMPVPNKCPSHIYNIMLMCWRDSADERPDFSELTKFLENLLESNTESSYGTSDPAGGIS; from the exons ATGGCTCCAGAGAATGGAGTAGGTGCTTTCCTGCTGCGCCACAGTGAAAAGGATCACATAGGGTGTGTATTATCAG TGGTAAACAGTGACAGGGAAGTGAAACACATTAAGGTCCATCAGAATCAGAATGGAAGTTTCTATTTGGAGCAAAGTCAAATGTTTCAGAGCCTGGAGAATCTGGTGGAGCACTACAGGAGGAATTCCCTGAGGTCTGGTACCCGTCTCACACGTCCCTGCACACGG CCAGTACCAAAACCACAGGATCTTTCCCATCAAACAGTAGATGATTGGGAGTTACCCAAGGAAGAGTTTACTCTGGAAGAGGAGCTCGGTAAAGGATACTTTGCTGATGTTTACCGTGGAAAATGGAAAGGAATGGTCAATGTTGCCATCAAAATCCTCAAAAGCAATG AGTCTCTCAGCCACAGGGAGTTCCTGATGGAGactcaaatattaaaaaagctCAGGCACAGACATCTCATCACACTCTTTGCCGTCTGCACAAGCTCCACCCCTTTCTACATCATAACTGAGCTTATGGAAAAAGGCAACCTGCTCAATTTCCTCCGAG GTGAGGAGGGGCAGGAACTGGAAGCTCCCGCACTAACAGAAATGGCGAGCCAGGTGGCTGATGGGATGACATACCTTGAGGAGCAGAACAGTATCCACAGAGACCTGGCAGCCCGAAATGTTCTAGTGGGACCCAACTGCATCTGTAAAGTAGCCGACTTTGGCCTAGCTCGAATCATCAAG GAGCCAATTTACTCATCTGTAGATCAAAAGATACCATATAAGTGGTGTGCTCCTGAAGCCATCAGCCATGGAAGGTTCTCCAACAAATCTGATGTTTGGTCATTTGGAGTCCTCCTATATGAAATGTTCACGTATGGTGGAATCCCATATCCAG cTTTCTCAAATCAAGAGGTATACAATCTAATCTCCTCGGGATACAGAATGCCTGTGCCCAATAAGTGCCCATCGCACATCTATAACATAATGCTGATGTGTTGGAGAGACTCAGCTGATGAAAGACCAGATTTCAGTGAACTTACAAAGTTCCTGGAGAACTTGCTTGAGAGCAACACTGAGAGCAGCTATGGCACATCAGATCCAGCAGGAGGCATCAGTTAA
- the ptk6a gene encoding protein-tyrosine kinase 6 isoform X1, whose protein sequence is MYKNGCCSCPGLGAFCERLFTSSKTEVEKPANTTKLQTQIPPSSSVSEPEGEIYTALWPFQARADEELSFQEGEQFRICKREGDWWTAVKLDRNGSVTATGVVPQNFLARRQTVKEQPWYFGTLNRFETQNLLMAPENGVGAFLLRHSEKDHIGCVLSVVNSDREVKHIKVHQNQNGSFYLEQSQMFQSLENLVEHYRRNSLRSGTRLTRPCTRPVPKPQDLSHQTVDDWELPKEEFTLEEELGKGYFADVYRGKWKGMVNVAIKILKSNESLSHREFLMETQILKKLRHRHLITLFAVCTSSTPFYIITELMEKGNLLNFLRGEEGQELEAPALTEMASQVADGMTYLEEQNSIHRDLAARNVLVGPNCICKVADFGLARIIKEPIYSSVDQKIPYKWCAPEAISHGRFSNKSDVWSFGVLLYEMFTYGGIPYPAFSNQEVYNLISSGYRMPVPNKCPSHIYNIMLMCWRDSADERPDFSELTKFLENLLESNTESSYGTSDPAGGIS, encoded by the exons ATGTACAAGAACGGGTGCTGTTCGTGCCCAGGTTTGGGGGCGTTTTGTGAGAGACTTTTCACGTCGTCTAAGACTGAAGTTGAAAAACCTGCAAACACCACCAAACTTCAGACACAAATTCCGCCAAGTTCATCCGTGTCTGAGCCCGAAGGTGAGATATACACTGCGCTGTGGCCCTTCCAGGCTCGCGCGGACGAGGAGCTGTCCTTCCAGGAGGGAGAGCAGTTCCGAATCTGCAAGCGCGAGGGTGACTGGTGGACAGCCGTTAAACTGGACAGAAACGGATCGGTGACAGCAACGGGCGTCGTTCCTCAAAATTTCCTGGCGAGAAGGCAAACTGTGAAAGAGCAACC TTGGTATTTTGGGACACTGAACCGTTTTGAGACCCAGAATTTGCTTATGGCTCCAGAGAATGGAGTAGGTGCTTTCCTGCTGCGCCACAGTGAAAAGGATCACATAGGGTGTGTATTATCAG TGGTAAACAGTGACAGGGAAGTGAAACACATTAAGGTCCATCAGAATCAGAATGGAAGTTTCTATTTGGAGCAAAGTCAAATGTTTCAGAGCCTGGAGAATCTGGTGGAGCACTACAGGAGGAATTCCCTGAGGTCTGGTACCCGTCTCACACGTCCCTGCACACGG CCAGTACCAAAACCACAGGATCTTTCCCATCAAACAGTAGATGATTGGGAGTTACCCAAGGAAGAGTTTACTCTGGAAGAGGAGCTCGGTAAAGGATACTTTGCTGATGTTTACCGTGGAAAATGGAAAGGAATGGTCAATGTTGCCATCAAAATCCTCAAAAGCAATG AGTCTCTCAGCCACAGGGAGTTCCTGATGGAGactcaaatattaaaaaagctCAGGCACAGACATCTCATCACACTCTTTGCCGTCTGCACAAGCTCCACCCCTTTCTACATCATAACTGAGCTTATGGAAAAAGGCAACCTGCTCAATTTCCTCCGAG GTGAGGAGGGGCAGGAACTGGAAGCTCCCGCACTAACAGAAATGGCGAGCCAGGTGGCTGATGGGATGACATACCTTGAGGAGCAGAACAGTATCCACAGAGACCTGGCAGCCCGAAATGTTCTAGTGGGACCCAACTGCATCTGTAAAGTAGCCGACTTTGGCCTAGCTCGAATCATCAAG GAGCCAATTTACTCATCTGTAGATCAAAAGATACCATATAAGTGGTGTGCTCCTGAAGCCATCAGCCATGGAAGGTTCTCCAACAAATCTGATGTTTGGTCATTTGGAGTCCTCCTATATGAAATGTTCACGTATGGTGGAATCCCATATCCAG cTTTCTCAAATCAAGAGGTATACAATCTAATCTCCTCGGGATACAGAATGCCTGTGCCCAATAAGTGCCCATCGCACATCTATAACATAATGCTGATGTGTTGGAGAGACTCAGCTGATGAAAGACCAGATTTCAGTGAACTTACAAAGTTCCTGGAGAACTTGCTTGAGAGCAACACTGAGAGCAGCTATGGCACATCAGATCCAGCAGGAGGCATCAGTTAA